The sequence below is a genomic window from Acidobacteriota bacterium.
CTGTGGCGCCGAACCGGCCCAGCATCTCGGCCGCCGCCTTCGTCTTGACCACGTCCTCGAACTGGTCCACCACGATCACTTCACCCGCCTGGAACTTGGCCGCAAGCGCCTCGCGCAGCGCGACGCGTTCCTGCTTGCGCGGGATCGCGTACTCGTAACTGCGCGGCTGCGGCCCGAACGTCGTGCCGCCATGGCGCCACAGCGGATTGCGGGCCTCGCCGACTTGCGCCCGGCCGGTGCCCTTCTGCTTCCACGGCTTCTTGCCGGTTCCACTGACCATCGCGCGGGTCTTGGTCGCGTGCGTGCCGCGCCGTTTGCTAGCGTTCTCGCGGATGACCGACTGCCAGATCACGTCACCCTTCACGCGACCGCCAAACAATTCGTCGCGCAGGTCGAGCGAGCCAATCTTCTCGTTCTGTGCGTTCACGATATCGAGCGTCATGGCTACTTCTTGCCCTTCTTCGGCTTCTCGGCCTGCGGCTTCGGCTCAGGCTTGGCCGCGGCGGCCTTGCGAACCATGATGTAGGATCCGCGCGCGCCAGGCACGGCGCCGCGCAGCAGGAGCAGGTGCTGTTCGCCGTCCACCTTCTCGACCCTCAGATTCAGCGTCGTCACCCGCTCGGCGCCCATGTGGCCGGCGGCCCGCATGCCCTTGATGACCCGCGACGGATATGACGACGCGCCGATCGAACCGGGCGCCCGGTGGAACATCGACCCGTGTGTTGCCGCGCCACCTGCGAAGTGGTGCCGCTTGACAACGCCCTGGAACCCAAGCCCGCGGCTGGTCCCGACCACATCC
It includes:
- the rplD gene encoding 50S ribosomal protein L4 — translated: MTLDIVNAQNEKIGSLDLRDELFGGRVKGDVIWQSVIRENASKRRGTHATKTRAMVSGTGKKPWKQKGTGRAQVGEARNPLWRHGGTTFGPQPRSYEYAIPRKQERVALREALAAKFQAGEVIVVDQFEDVVKTKAAAEMLGRFGATGSALVVDVKPAEALARALRNIPRTQCLPSGRLTARDVMLAKRVIATRAAVERLQEVLGS
- the rplC gene encoding 50S ribosomal protein L3 — protein: MVTGIIGKKLGMTQVFRPDGTVQPVTVIKAGPCVVVQAKTVETDGYQSVQIGLVEEKPAKVVKPLAGHYKKANVPPTRVRREVKLAKGAEALKPGDQVLVASVFKDGERVDVVGTSRGLGFQGVVKRHHFAGGAATHGSMFHRAPGSIGASSYPSRVIKGMRAAGHMGAERVTTLNLRVEKVDGEQHLLLLRGAVPGARGSYIMVRKAAAAKPEPKPQAEKPKKGKK